A portion of the Vicinamibacterales bacterium genome contains these proteins:
- a CDS encoding inositol-3-phosphate synthase gives MKQPAEIPTPKGKLGILLVGLGAVSTTFIAGVMAVRKGIAKPIGSLTQMGTIRLGKRTEGRTPLIKDLVPLASLDDIVFGGWDIFDDDCYQAACTAGVLEPSLLEQIKPELEAIKPWPAVFDRRYVKRLDGPNVKKGANKMELAEQIRADIRRFKAEKKLDRMVMIWCGSTEIYMTETAAHQTIEAFEKALVENDVNIPSSMVYAYAALKEGLPYGNGAPNLTVDIPALMDLAQKQGCPIVGKDFKTGQTLIKTIIAPGLKARLIGVKGWYSTNILGNRDGEVLDDPESFKTKEESKKSVLDFILQPDLYPDLYKDLCHVVRINYYPPRGDNKEGWDNIDLVGWLGYPMQLKINFLCRDSILAAPIVLDLVLFLDLAGRAGWSGIQEWLSFYFKSPMHARGLYPEHDLFIQLMKLKNTLRFLRGEELITHLGKEYYD, from the coding sequence GTGAAACAACCAGCCGAAATCCCTACACCCAAAGGCAAGCTCGGAATCCTGCTGGTCGGCCTGGGCGCCGTCAGCACGACATTCATAGCCGGCGTCATGGCGGTCCGCAAGGGGATCGCGAAGCCGATCGGTTCGCTGACGCAGATGGGCACCATCCGCCTGGGGAAGCGTACCGAAGGCCGCACGCCCTTGATCAAGGACCTCGTGCCGCTCGCCTCGCTCGACGACATCGTGTTCGGCGGGTGGGACATCTTCGACGACGACTGCTACCAGGCCGCCTGCACGGCGGGCGTGCTGGAGCCGTCCCTGCTCGAACAGATCAAGCCGGAGCTCGAGGCCATCAAGCCCTGGCCGGCGGTGTTCGACCGCCGCTACGTCAAGCGCCTGGACGGGCCGAACGTGAAGAAGGGCGCCAACAAGATGGAGCTGGCCGAGCAGATCCGGGCCGACATCCGTCGGTTCAAGGCAGAAAAGAAGCTCGATCGCATGGTCATGATCTGGTGTGGCAGCACCGAGATCTACATGACCGAGACCGCGGCGCACCAGACGATCGAAGCCTTCGAGAAGGCGCTCGTCGAGAACGACGTGAACATCCCGTCGAGCATGGTCTATGCCTACGCCGCCCTCAAGGAGGGCCTCCCGTACGGCAACGGCGCGCCAAACCTCACGGTGGACATCCCGGCCCTGATGGACCTGGCGCAGAAGCAGGGATGCCCGATCGTCGGCAAGGACTTCAAGACCGGCCAGACGCTCATCAAGACCATCATCGCGCCGGGGCTCAAGGCCCGGCTGATTGGCGTGAAGGGCTGGTACTCGACGAACATCCTCGGCAACCGCGACGGCGAGGTGCTCGACGATCCCGAGTCGTTCAAGACCAAGGAAGAAAGCAAGAAATCGGTTCTCGACTTCATCCTCCAGCCCGACCTGTATCCGGATCTCTACAAGGACCTGTGCCACGTCGTCCGGATCAACTACTATCCGCCGCGCGGCGACAACAAGGAAGGCTGGGACAACATCGATCTGGTCGGGTGGCTCGGGTACCCGATGCAGCTCAAGATCAACTTCCTCTGCCGCGACTCGATTCTCGCGGCGCCCATCGTGCTCGACCTCGTGCTGTTCCTCGACCTCGCGGGGCGCGCGGGCTGGAGCGGCATCCAGGAGTGGCTCTCGTTCTACTTCAAGAGCCCGATGCATGCCCGCGGCCTGTACCCGGAGCACGACCTGTTCATCCAGCTCATGAAGCTGAAGAACACGCTCCGATTCCTGCGGGGTGAGGAATTGATCACGCATCTGGGCAAGGAATACTACGACTAG